One Catenulispora sp. GP43 genomic window, ACTGGGGTGACGGATCGAGCACCGACCTCAAGAACCCGACCGCGCGAGTCCTGCGGACCCCGGTCTTCCACACATATCCCCCGGTCGGCCCGCAAAGCGTCGAGACCGAGGTCGTCGACAGCCCGGCCGAGGAAATCGTCGACACAGCACCCAGCCCCATGGCCTGACCGGCCACCCCCCAGCTTGGCCGCGGCCGGGCCGGACCCACGAGGCCCGCCCCGACCCGCGACCAGCCCCGCCGCCGAGAGGCGACCGGGGCACCCACACAACTGAACACAGCAGAAATGAAACGCCGGAGCAGCCAGTCCCAGGCACCCGGCCCATTCCGGAGGTCCCCCCGAAAATGGCAAGCCAGAACCACTCTGTAGCTCGTAAGCGTCTTTCGACGCTGGCCATCACGACCACGCTGGCCGCCGTCGGCGTCGGTGTCGTCGGCACCGGTGCGGCGAACGCCGCGACCGGCACGCCGCAGGCGCACTCGCAGGACGGTCAGCAGACCGCGGCCAGCGTGTTCAAGGCCTCGGTCACCGCGGGCACCGGCGCGACCAGCCTGTCCGGCAACGTCAACCTGACCGGCACCACGGTCGACCCGAGCATCGCGAGCACCTCCTCGGTCACCATCAACTGGGATGGCGCCAAGGACACGCAGACGATCAACTTCGCGGCGGACGGCACCCTGTCCGCGGCCACGGCCAACGTGGCCCACCCCTACGCGGCGCCCGGCAAGTACACCGTCACGGTGACCCTGAACGACGGCTCCAAGACGCCGCCGGCGCCGGTGACGCAGACGATCACCGTCACCGACGTGAACCTCGCCGCGTCGCTGTCCGCGACCAGCACCAAGAAGAACAGCCCGGTGACCCTGTCGCTGGCCGGCTCTTCGGTCGACCAGTCGGTCAAGACCGCCGTGACCACGGTCAACTGGGGCGACAACGTCACCACGACCTTCCCCGGCGACCCGTCGCTGATCAAGGCCGGCGACGCGAAGCTGTCGCACTCCTACGCCGCCGACAAGACCTACACGGTCACGGTGACGCTGAGCGATGGCGCCGCCAAGCCCACGACGGCCACCCAGTCCTTCACCGTGAAGGTCAGCGAGACCGGTGTCGAGGTCCTGCAGGCCGCCGGCGCGACCCGCTACGAGACCGGTGTCCAGATCTCGCAGCACCAGTGGGCGGACGCCGGTGTCACCACCGACAACCGCACCCAGGCCAAGTCGGTCGTGCTGGCCACCGGCAACGACTTCGCCGACGCGCTGGTCGCCGTGCCGCTGGCCAAGAAGGCCCAGGGCCCGCTGCTGCTCACCGACGGCACCGCGACCACAGTCAACGACAAGGTGCTGACCGAGATCAAGCGGATCCTGCCGAAGGGCTCGACCGTCCTGCTGCTGGGCGGCAACGCCGCGCTCAACGTGGGCATCGAGAACGAGCTGGACGGCCTGGGCTACACCACCCACCGCCTGGCCGGCGAGGACCGCTTCCAGACCGCGCTGCAGGTCGCCGAGAGCCAGTACGGCATGAACAACCCGTCGCACGTCATCGTGGCGCGCGGCGACGAGGGTCAGAACCACGACGGCTTCGCCGACGCCCTGGCGGCCGGCCCGTACGCGGCCAACGTGTTCGGGGCCGGCGACGGCGGCTCGGCGGTGGTCCTGAGCAACTTCAACACCTTCGACGCCGGCACCGCGGCCTACGTGAACAGCAAGCTGAAGGCCGGCCAGCAGAACGTGGCCGCCATCGGCGGGCAGGCCGCCGCGGCGATGACAACCATCAAGGGCTCGGCCGGCACCTACAGCACCGCTGTGGGCCACGACCGCTACGAGACCGCCGAGAAGGTGGCCGCGCACTTCCTGCCCAACGGCAAGACCGACCAGATCGGCGTCGCCACCGGCCTGGTTTACCCGGACGCTCTGACCGGTGGCGCCTACATGGCCACCGTCGACGGCCCGCTGCTGCTGACCGACCCGCACGTGCTGCCCGCCTACACCGCGGACGCCATCGCCGGGTTCAACACCCAGGAGATCAACATCTTCGGTGGCGACGCGGCGATCTCGCCGAAGGTCGCCAAGGAGATCGCCGCCCTGGTGAAGGTCTCCACCATCGGCAAGTTCTAAGAACCCGCCGAGGGATCTGACAACTGAATAGCCTGAACTGCACCAGGCCCGCCGGATTCTTCCGGCGGGCCTGGTGTTCTCACCGGGTGCTTTCCGCCGGTACCGGCCGGTTGAAGTACGACGTCCCGTTCTGCAGAGGGACCCCCTTCAGCAGGGTGCTGACAGTGACGAACGTGTACCCCTGCTGCTTGAGCCGCTCGACCACCGCGGGCATCGCGTCGACCGTGGTCTTGTGCGTGTCGTGGGAGAGCACGATGCGGCCGGGCTTGGCGTGGCCGACGATCTGGTCCGCGACGCGGGCCGGGTCCGGGTACTTCCAGTCCTCGGGGTCGACGCGCCACATGATGAAGGGGAAGCCGCCGACGCTGCGCACCGTGTCGTTGACCGCGCCGTACGGCGGCCGGACCAGCGTCGGGCGGGGTATGCCGGTCGCGGCTATCGCGTCGGCGGCACGGTTGATCTCGTCCTGGACCGCGGCGGCGGGCAGCTTGGAGAGGTCCTTGTGGTCCCAGGTGTGGTTGCCGACCTCGTTGCCCTCGGCGTACTCGCGGTTGACCACGGACGGGTACTTGACCGCCTGCTCCCCGAGCACGAAGAAGGTGGCCGGGACGTTCTGCGCCTTCAGCAGGTCCAGCAGGCGGCCGGTGTCCGGGCCCGGGCCGTCGTCGAAGGTGAGGGCGATGCACTTGGCCACCGAGCAGTCGACGTCCGCGTTGGTGCGCGGGGTCGGCGGCGGGCGGTAGCCGGGGGTGGTGGTGCCGGGGTTCGGGGCGGTGCTCGGGGCGGTGCTCGAGGTGGTCGAGGACCCAGGGCTGGTGCTGGTGCCGGTGCCGGTGCCGGTGTCAGGCCCCGTTCCGGTGCTGGTGCCAGCGGTGCCGCTGGTTCCGCTGCTCCCCGAGGAACCGGGCGTCCCGCTCTGGCCGTCGGGACCCGAATCCGTCCGCGTCGCGGAAGGT contains:
- a CDS encoding cell wall-binding repeat-containing protein, which translates into the protein MASQNHSVARKRLSTLAITTTLAAVGVGVVGTGAANAATGTPQAHSQDGQQTAASVFKASVTAGTGATSLSGNVNLTGTTVDPSIASTSSVTINWDGAKDTQTINFAADGTLSAATANVAHPYAAPGKYTVTVTLNDGSKTPPAPVTQTITVTDVNLAASLSATSTKKNSPVTLSLAGSSVDQSVKTAVTTVNWGDNVTTTFPGDPSLIKAGDAKLSHSYAADKTYTVTVTLSDGAAKPTTATQSFTVKVSETGVEVLQAAGATRYETGVQISQHQWADAGVTTDNRTQAKSVVLATGNDFADALVAVPLAKKAQGPLLLTDGTATTVNDKVLTEIKRILPKGSTVLLLGGNAALNVGIENELDGLGYTTHRLAGEDRFQTALQVAESQYGMNNPSHVIVARGDEGQNHDGFADALAAGPYAANVFGAGDGGSAVVLSNFNTFDAGTAAYVNSKLKAGQQNVAAIGGQAAAAMTTIKGSAGTYSTAVGHDRYETAEKVAAHFLPNGKTDQIGVATGLVYPDALTGGAYMATVDGPLLLTDPHVLPAYTADAIAGFNTQEINIFGGDAAISPKVAKEIAALVKVSTIGKF
- a CDS encoding polysaccharide deacetylase family protein, with translation MIRPFLSQFKQPLTVVAVLGAVGVTATACASNGSSGRNASPTNARPSATRTDSGPDGQSGTPGSSGSSGTSGTAGTSTGTGPDTGTGTGTSTSPGSSTTSSTAPSTAPNPGTTTPGYRPPPTPRTNADVDCSVAKCIALTFDDGPGPDTGRLLDLLKAQNVPATFFVLGEQAVKYPSVVNREYAEGNEVGNHTWDHKDLSKLPAAAVQDEINRAADAIAATGIPRPTLVRPPYGAVNDTVRSVGGFPFIMWRVDPEDWKYPDPARVADQIVGHAKPGRIVLSHDTHKTTVDAMPAVVERLKQQGYTFVTVSTLLKGVPLQNGTSYFNRPVPAESTR